One Suncus etruscus isolate mSunEtr1 chromosome 13, mSunEtr1.pri.cur, whole genome shotgun sequence genomic region harbors:
- the GPR87 gene encoding G-protein coupled receptor 87 has product MGLNLTLAKLPDSELHSNSSQGWGWNSTARSEFDSIVLPALYLIIFVASLLLNGLAVWIFFHIHNKTSFILYLKNIVVADLLMTLTFPFRIVHDAGLGSWVLKPILCRYTSVLFYANMYTSIVFLGLISIDRYLKVVKPFGDSRMYSVAFTKGLSICVWVTMALLALPNVILTNVQPTQDNMHECMRLKSPLGRQWHTAVVYINSCLFVTVLVILIGCYIAISRYIHKSSRQFISQSSRKRKHNQSIRVVVAVFFTCFLPYHLCRIPFTFAHLDRLLDESAHKLLYYGKEMTLFLSACNVCLDPIIYFFMCKSFSRRLFKKSNIRTRSESIRSLQSVRRSEVRIYYDYTDV; this is encoded by the exons ATGGGGCTCAATTTGACCCTGGCAAAATTACCAG ATTCTGAGCTGCACAGCAACTCGAGCCAGGGTTGGGGGTGGAACAGCACAGCCCGCAGTGAGTTTGACAGCATCGTGCTGCCGGCACTGTATCTCATCATATTTGTGGCCAGCCTACTGCTCAATGGTTTGGCTGTGTGGATCTTCTTCCACATCCACAACAAGACCAGCTTCATCCTCTACCTCAAGAACATCGTGGTGGCGGATCTGTTGATGACTCTGACCTTCCCCTTCCGGATTGTGCATGACGCGGGGCTAGGATCCTGGGTCCTCAAACCTATCCTCTGCCGATATACTTCGGTGCTGTTCTATGCCAACATGTACACCTCCATTGTATTCCTGGGCCTCATAAGCATTGACCGCTACCTGAAGGTGGTCAAGCCATTTGGGGACTCTCGCATGTACAGTGTGGCCTTCACCAAGGGCCTGTCCATCTGTGTCTGGGTGACCATGGCCCTGCTGGCACTGCCCAATGTCATCCTCACAAACGTCCAGCCCACTCAGGACAACATGCATGAATGCATGAGACTCAAGAGTCCACTGGGGCGCCAGTGGCACACAGCTGTAGTCTACATCAACAGTTGCCTCTTTGTGACCGTGCTGGTCATCCTTATTGGCTGCTACATTGCTATCTCCAGGTACATCCACAAATCCAGCCGGCAGTTCATCAGCCAGTCGAGCAGGAAGCGGAAACACAACCAGAGCATCCGGGTAGTAGTGGCCGTGTTCTTTACCTGCTTCctgccttatcacttgtgccgcATTCCCTTCACCTTTGCCCACTTGGACCGTCTCCTGGATGAGTCGGCACATAAGCTCCTGTACTATGGCAAGGAAATGACGCTTTTCTTGTCAGCCTGCAACGTGTGCCTGGACCCCATCATTTACTTCTTCATGTGCAAGTCCTTTTCAAGGAGGCTCTTCAAGAAATCCAACATCAGAACCAGGAGCGAAAGCATTAGATCCCTGCAGAGTGTCCGGAGGTCCGAGGTGCGCATCTACTATGATTACACGGATGTATAG